The Mycobacterium paragordonae genome includes a region encoding these proteins:
- a CDS encoding SDR family NAD(P)-dependent oxidoreductase — translation MTELRYDNRVAVITGAGRGLGRAYALMLAARGARIVVNDTGGTLTGDGTNTAPAQEVAAEITAAGGDAVASCESVTTAAGGQAIIQTALDHFGRVDILIHNAGTVRRGSLKELSYEDFDAVLDVHLRGAFHVLRPAFPLMCAAGYGRIVLTSSIGGMYGNQGVANYAAAKAGLIGLSNVVALEGAAEGVLCNVIVPSAVTRMAEGLDISAYPPMGPELVAPVVGFLAHESCSVSGEMLVAIAGRVARAVIAESPGVQRLAWTIEDVAEQLYAVRDLNAPLVFPVLPHGHADHIRYSFESAAWAIEENAHHV, via the coding sequence ATGACCGAACTCAGATACGACAACCGGGTCGCGGTGATCACCGGCGCAGGCCGGGGCCTCGGCCGCGCGTATGCCCTGATGCTGGCGGCCCGGGGCGCCCGGATCGTGGTGAACGACACCGGCGGCACGCTGACCGGTGACGGCACGAATACCGCCCCGGCACAAGAGGTTGCGGCCGAGATCACGGCCGCCGGCGGCGACGCGGTGGCCAGTTGTGAGTCGGTGACCACCGCCGCGGGCGGGCAGGCGATCATCCAGACGGCGCTCGATCACTTCGGGCGGGTCGACATCCTGATCCACAATGCCGGCACGGTGCGGCGTGGTTCGCTGAAAGAGCTGAGCTACGAGGATTTCGACGCCGTCCTGGACGTACACCTCCGCGGTGCGTTCCATGTGCTGCGTCCGGCCTTTCCGTTGATGTGCGCCGCCGGTTACGGCCGCATCGTGCTGACCTCCTCGATCGGCGGTATGTACGGCAATCAGGGCGTCGCCAATTACGCTGCCGCCAAAGCCGGTCTGATCGGTCTGTCCAACGTCGTCGCACTCGAAGGCGCGGCAGAGGGTGTGCTGTGCAACGTGATCGTCCCGTCCGCGGTGACGAGAATGGCCGAGGGCCTGGATATTTCGGCCTACCCCCCGATGGGTCCCGAACTGGTGGCGCCCGTGGTGGGTTTTCTCGCGCACGAATCCTGCTCGGTCAGCGGTGAAATGCTGGTCGCGATCGCGGGCCGCGTGGCCCGCGCGGTGATCGCAGAGAGTCCCGGCGTGCAGCGGCTGGCGTGGACCATCGAGGATGTCGCCGAACAGCTCTACGCGGTGCGAGACCTCAACGCACCGCTGGTCTTCCCGGTGCTCCCGCACGGGCATGCCGATCACATCCGGTACAGCTTCGAGTCAGCGGCGTGGGCGATCGAGGAGAATGCCCACCATGTCTGA